The following are encoded in a window of Halosimplex halophilum genomic DNA:
- a CDS encoding CBS domain-containing protein: protein MDLPTPADLRERRNELGLTQSDLADRADVSQPLIARIEGGDVDPRLSTLRRIVNALQEAEGAILRAEDLMNSPIVSVEPDDSVHETQELMDEHGFSQAPVIRDGTPLGLISHSDIRQRSGDSEADNVGDYPVDELKRESIATVEPGATIDEINDYLNHNDAVLVVEDGETIGIITEADIAAHIS from the coding sequence ATGGATTTACCGACGCCGGCGGACCTGCGGGAGCGGCGGAACGAGCTGGGGTTGACCCAGAGCGACCTGGCCGACAGGGCGGACGTGTCCCAGCCGCTGATCGCGCGTATCGAGGGCGGCGACGTGGACCCGCGGCTGTCGACGCTGCGGCGGATCGTCAACGCGCTGCAGGAGGCCGAGGGCGCCATCCTGCGCGCGGAGGACCTGATGAACTCGCCGATCGTGAGCGTCGAGCCCGACGACTCCGTCCACGAGACCCAGGAGCTGATGGACGAACACGGGTTCTCGCAGGCCCCGGTCATCCGCGACGGGACGCCGCTGGGGCTCATCAGCCACTCGGACATCCGCCAGCGCTCGGGCGACTCCGAGGCCGACAACGTCGGCGACTACCCCGTCGACGAACTCAAACGCGAGTCGATCGCGACCGTCGAGCCCGGCGCGACCATCGACGAGATCAACGACTACCTCAACCACAACGACGCCGTCCTCGTCGTCGAGGACGGCGAGACCATCGGGATCATCACCGAAGCCGATATCGCCGCCCACATCAGCTGA
- a CDS encoding DUF502 domain-containing protein, giving the protein MSSASWKRDFASGLVILVPLLVTAYIIVWIYSALAAVPLPVQDQTVELLGEVYNVSAPLRVALTLVIFVLVVFSLGYLMRTAFGDFIEDGIDRVMNQLPGLRVVYNASKMAVETVVSGADELQEPVKIETWQGMRMTAFKTGQTTEDGRDVLFLPTAPNITTGYVVEVDPDSYEETDERVEEALTRVLSAGFGEAENTSIPVDVATDDADGE; this is encoded by the coding sequence ATGAGTTCGGCATCGTGGAAGCGCGACTTCGCCAGCGGCCTCGTGATCCTCGTGCCGTTGCTGGTGACCGCCTACATCATCGTCTGGATCTACTCCGCGCTGGCGGCGGTGCCGCTGCCCGTCCAGGACCAGACCGTCGAGCTGCTCGGCGAGGTGTACAACGTCAGCGCCCCGCTGCGGGTCGCGCTGACGCTGGTCATCTTCGTCCTCGTGGTGTTCTCGCTGGGCTACCTGATGCGGACGGCCTTCGGCGACTTCATCGAGGACGGGATCGACCGCGTGATGAACCAGCTCCCCGGGCTCCGGGTCGTCTACAACGCCTCGAAGATGGCCGTCGAGACGGTCGTCTCCGGCGCGGACGAACTGCAGGAGCCCGTGAAGATCGAGACCTGGCAGGGCATGCGGATGACCGCGTTCAAGACCGGACAGACGACCGAGGACGGCCGCGACGTGCTCTTTCTTCCTACCGCGCCGAACATCACCACCGGCTACGTCGTCGAGGTCGACCCCGACTCCTACGAGGAGACCGACGAACGCGTCGAGGAGGCGTTGACGCGGGTGCTCAGCGCCGGGTTCGGCGAAGCGGAGAACACGTCGATCCCCGTGGACGTCGCCACGGACGACGCGGACGGCGAGTGA
- a CDS encoding proline dehydrogenase family protein, whose translation MLPPIASRFVAGETAPAALEHARETNERGVGVILNLLGEHYDEREPADADAAAYCELVDDIAGTDLRARISVKPSQLGLDVGEEVFRENLARVVERADEHGVFVWMDMEDHTTTDATLDAFEHHARETGGGVGVCVQANLRRTREDLERLADLPGKVRLVKGAYDPPEAVAYREKPRVNEAYRDCLEYMFEAFDDGVAVGSHDPEMVALAERLHDEHGTPYEVQMLMGVREDAQFDLADEREVWQYAPYGSKWLSYFYRRVLERKENLAFALRAVASG comes from the coding sequence ATGCTTCCGCCGATAGCGAGTCGCTTCGTCGCCGGCGAGACGGCGCCGGCGGCGCTGGAACACGCCCGCGAGACCAACGAACGCGGGGTCGGGGTGATCCTCAACCTGCTCGGCGAACACTACGACGAACGCGAACCGGCCGACGCGGACGCCGCGGCCTACTGCGAACTGGTCGACGACATCGCGGGGACGGACCTGCGGGCCCGCATCTCGGTGAAACCCTCCCAGCTCGGGCTCGACGTGGGCGAGGAGGTGTTCCGGGAGAACCTCGCCCGGGTCGTCGAGCGGGCGGACGAACACGGGGTGTTCGTGTGGATGGACATGGAGGACCACACGACGACCGACGCGACGCTCGACGCCTTCGAACACCACGCCCGCGAGACCGGCGGGGGCGTCGGCGTCTGCGTGCAGGCGAACCTCAGGCGCACGCGCGAGGACCTCGAACGGCTGGCCGACCTGCCCGGGAAGGTCCGGCTGGTCAAGGGCGCCTACGACCCGCCGGAAGCGGTGGCCTACCGGGAGAAGCCGCGGGTGAACGAGGCCTACCGGGACTGCCTCGAGTACATGTTCGAGGCGTTCGACGACGGGGTGGCCGTGGGGAGCCACGACCCGGAGATGGTCGCGCTGGCCGAGCGGTTGCACGACGAGCACGGGACCCCCTACGAGGTGCAGATGCTGATGGGCGTCCGCGAGGACGCCCAGTTCGACCTGGCCGACGAGCGGGAGGTGTGGCAGTACGCCCCCTACGGCTCGAAGTGGCTCTCGTACTTCTACCGGCGGGTGCTCGAACGGAAGGAGAACCTCGCGTTCGCGCTACGGGCGGTCGCGAGCGGGTGA
- a CDS encoding CDP-2,3-bis-(O-geranylgeranyl)-sn-glycerol synthase, with translation MDLVTVVVTALWAMGPAYVPNNAAVLAGGGRPIDGGRTWGGRRVLGDGKTWRGTAAGTAAGVALALALNAGSDAIAGLLGVPAVEFPLAAAVGLALGAMVGDIGASFIKRRSGRERGAPFPGLDQLDFVVGALALAAVLDFEWVTATFTPPVLVTVLVVTPLLHVVTNGIAYLIGAKDEPW, from the coding sequence ATGGACCTGGTCACGGTGGTCGTCACGGCGCTGTGGGCAATGGGGCCCGCGTACGTGCCGAACAACGCGGCGGTGCTGGCCGGCGGCGGCCGGCCCATCGACGGCGGGCGCACCTGGGGCGGCCGGCGCGTCCTCGGCGACGGCAAGACCTGGCGCGGGACCGCCGCCGGCACCGCCGCCGGCGTCGCGCTCGCGCTCGCCCTCAACGCCGGGTCGGACGCCATCGCCGGCCTCCTGGGCGTCCCCGCGGTCGAGTTCCCGCTGGCGGCCGCCGTCGGGCTGGCGCTCGGTGCGATGGTCGGCGACATCGGCGCCTCCTTTATCAAGCGCCGGAGCGGCCGCGAGCGCGGCGCCCCGTTCCCCGGGCTGGACCAGCTGGACTTCGTCGTCGGCGCGCTCGCGCTGGCGGCCGTCCTCGACTTCGAGTGGGTGACCGCGACGTTCACCCCGCCGGTGCTCGTGACGGTGCTGGTCGTCACCCCGCTGTTGCACGTCGTCACCAACGGCATCGCCTACCTCATCGGCGCCAAGGACGAACCCTGGTAG
- a CDS encoding tetratricopeptide repeat protein, translating to MTDDRDDHEFSSGQGFDDPYEGFDIDPPELQVDTDKVDPVDSRAVADLLDDRNLAAEEVDAAELLDVGLSYLGINRYEQATDALERAARFADDERVEQEAWTNKGVAHAELEEWDAAIGAYREALSIDDDSEHAATAETNLAYALWESGRTEQALEHAERAVEIDPRFGEGWYNRGFFLLERGLAEDARNAFDNAIRLGFRNAEILEEKARALEELGEDERAEELAEEADELRQDAEAEMLE from the coding sequence ATGACTGACGACCGGGACGACCACGAGTTCTCCTCCGGGCAGGGCTTCGACGACCCCTACGAGGGGTTCGACATCGACCCGCCCGAGCTACAGGTCGACACGGACAAGGTCGACCCCGTCGACTCGCGGGCGGTCGCGGACCTGCTCGACGACCGCAACCTCGCCGCCGAGGAGGTCGACGCGGCGGAGCTGCTGGACGTGGGCCTGAGCTACCTCGGCATCAACCGCTACGAGCAGGCCACCGACGCGCTCGAGCGGGCCGCCCGCTTCGCCGACGACGAGCGGGTCGAACAGGAGGCCTGGACCAACAAGGGCGTCGCCCACGCCGAACTGGAGGAGTGGGACGCCGCCATCGGCGCCTACCGCGAGGCGCTGTCCATCGACGACGACTCCGAGCACGCCGCCACCGCCGAGACGAACCTCGCCTACGCGCTGTGGGAGTCGGGCCGCACCGAGCAGGCGCTGGAACACGCCGAGCGCGCCGTCGAGATCGACCCCCGCTTCGGCGAGGGCTGGTACAACCGCGGCTTCTTCCTGCTGGAGCGGGGCCTCGCCGAGGACGCCCGCAACGCCTTCGACAACGCCATCCGACTGGGCTTTCGCAACGCCGAGATCCTGGAGGAGAAGGCCCGCGCGCTGGAGGAGCTCGGCGAGGACGAGCGCGCCGAGGAACTGGCCGAGGAGGCCGACGAACTCCGCCAGGACGCCGAGGCGGAGATGCTGGAGTAG
- a CDS encoding DUF424 domain-containing protein translates to MLLNERDTDEGLLVSVCDPEDLGETYENGSVSLTVEPGFYDGEEASEEEVVDSLRRCTTANLVGEESVALAVEHGFVDEENVLELDGTRHAQLLWM, encoded by the coding sequence ATGCTGCTCAACGAGCGCGACACCGACGAGGGGCTGCTCGTCTCGGTCTGCGACCCCGAGGACCTGGGCGAGACCTACGAGAACGGCTCGGTCTCGCTGACCGTCGAACCCGGCTTCTACGACGGCGAGGAGGCCTCCGAGGAGGAGGTCGTCGACAGCCTCCGGCGGTGTACGACCGCCAACCTCGTCGGCGAGGAGAGCGTCGCCCTCGCCGTCGAACACGGCTTCGTCGACGAGGAGAACGTCCTCGAACTCGACGGCACGCGCCACGCGCAACTACTCTGGATGTGA
- a CDS encoding aminotransferase class V-fold PLP-dependent enzyme produces the protein MGVSEPESLDVERIREDFPILDREFAGEQLAYLDNAATSQTPDQVVDAIARYYRHTNANVHRGLHQLSQEASIAYEEAHDRVAEFVGADGREEVVFGKNTTEAMNTVAYAWGLAELGPGDEVVMTEMEHHAALVTWQQIAKKTGATVKYARVDDEGYLDMDHLRELVTDDTEMVSVVHVSNTLGTVNPVSEIADVAHDHDALCFVDGAQSVPHMPVDVKAMDADFFAFSGHKMCGPTGIGVLYGKEHLLEEMQPYLYGGMMIEKVTFEDSTWHELPWKFEAGTPPISQGIALAEACDYLDDIGMENVQRHGEALAEYAHDRLSEFEDIDILGPPGDDRAALVSFNLDGVHAHDASEILNDYAVAVRAGDHCTQPLHDKLGISSSTRASFYIYNTEEEVDKLVEALDAARELFA, from the coding sequence ATGGGAGTGTCAGAACCGGAGTCGCTCGACGTCGAGCGCATCCGCGAGGACTTTCCGATCCTCGACCGGGAGTTCGCGGGGGAGCAGCTGGCGTATCTCGACAACGCGGCGACCAGCCAGACGCCCGACCAGGTCGTCGACGCCATCGCCCGCTACTACCGCCACACCAACGCCAACGTCCACCGCGGGCTCCACCAGCTGAGCCAGGAGGCCTCCATCGCCTACGAGGAGGCCCACGACCGCGTCGCCGAGTTCGTCGGCGCCGACGGCCGCGAGGAGGTCGTCTTCGGGAAGAACACCACCGAGGCGATGAACACCGTCGCCTACGCGTGGGGCCTGGCGGAACTCGGCCCGGGCGACGAGGTCGTGATGACCGAGATGGAGCATCACGCCGCCCTCGTGACGTGGCAGCAGATCGCCAAGAAGACCGGCGCGACCGTCAAGTACGCCCGCGTCGACGACGAGGGCTACCTCGACATGGACCACCTCCGCGAACTGGTCACCGACGACACGGAGATGGTCAGCGTCGTCCACGTCTCGAACACACTGGGCACCGTGAATCCGGTCTCGGAGATCGCCGACGTGGCCCACGACCACGACGCGCTGTGTTTCGTCGACGGCGCGCAGTCGGTCCCGCACATGCCGGTCGACGTGAAGGCCATGGACGCCGACTTCTTCGCCTTCTCCGGCCACAAGATGTGCGGTCCCACGGGCATCGGCGTCCTCTACGGCAAGGAGCACCTCCTGGAGGAGATGCAGCCGTACCTCTACGGCGGGATGATGATCGAGAAGGTCACCTTCGAGGACTCGACGTGGCACGAGCTCCCCTGGAAGTTCGAGGCCGGGACGCCCCCCATCTCCCAGGGCATCGCGCTCGCGGAGGCCTGCGACTACCTCGACGACATCGGCATGGAGAACGTGCAACGACACGGCGAGGCGCTGGCCGAGTACGCCCACGACCGGCTCTCGGAGTTCGAGGACATCGATATTCTCGGCCCGCCGGGCGACGACCGCGCGGCGCTGGTCTCGTTCAACCTCGACGGCGTCCACGCCCACGACGCCTCGGAGATCCTGAACGACTACGCCGTCGCGGTGCGGGCCGGCGACCACTGCACCCAGCCGCTGCACGACAAGCTCGGCATATCTTCTTCGACGCGCGCGAGCTTCTACATCTACAACACGGAGGAGGAGGTCGACAAGCTGGTCGAGGCGCTGGACGCGGCGCGCGAGCTGTTCGCCTGA
- a CDS encoding helix-turn-helix domain-containing protein, giving the protein MSDAPPPEETLALLGDEYARAILIATRSEPMTADALAEALDAAPSTVYDRIDDLTAAGFLSEATRTDDRGNHYAEYRARLERLGLELTDEGFELAVSHRDRDETAARLHALWSDLR; this is encoded by the coding sequence GTGAGCGATGCGCCGCCGCCGGAGGAGACGCTCGCGCTGCTGGGCGACGAGTACGCCCGGGCGATCCTCATCGCCACACGGAGCGAACCAATGACAGCCGACGCGCTCGCGGAGGCGCTCGACGCCGCGCCCTCCACCGTCTACGACCGCATCGACGACCTGACAGCCGCCGGGTTCCTCTCGGAGGCCACCCGCACCGACGACCGGGGCAACCACTACGCCGAGTATCGCGCCCGCCTCGAACGGCTGGGGCTCGAACTGACCGACGAGGGGTTCGAACTCGCGGTGAGCCACCGCGACCGCGACGAGACCGCCGCGCGGCTGCACGCCCTCTGGAGTGATCTGCGGTGA